The following are encoded together in the Pseudoalteromonas shioyasakiensis genome:
- a CDS encoding MBL fold metallo-hydrolase encodes MFDASGNFAEVEKLAEQLKERLKTPLCYLVASHYHDDHLLGLAVLQAEFPNAKLIVHQQVATEFSAMQQALTDKLDGYEKSIELSYQRLANQPEDQQAIWRDKLELAKKRLFRWRELTLKPPAISITESTKLNLGNYPIVITPYQAHTKGDLTLSADQGRVLLGGDIVDSLPYPGHGTFSSWITALQGIQKNTTLTTILPGHGKPLTPAELALPLRFLKTIQEVTKSAPNKPVGELILLFPTEVKQQYQLDEVGERAFSMFLEAGLKQSKLSK; translated from the coding sequence ATGTTTGATGCCAGTGGTAACTTTGCCGAAGTAGAAAAGCTCGCAGAGCAGCTAAAAGAACGCTTAAAAACACCATTATGTTATTTAGTAGCGAGCCATTATCATGATGATCATCTGCTAGGCTTGGCCGTTTTACAGGCTGAGTTTCCAAACGCTAAACTCATTGTGCATCAGCAAGTAGCAACAGAGTTTTCAGCAATGCAGCAAGCATTAACTGATAAGTTAGATGGTTATGAAAAAAGTATTGAATTGAGCTATCAACGCCTTGCCAATCAACCTGAAGATCAACAAGCTATTTGGCGCGACAAACTTGAACTTGCTAAAAAACGCTTATTTCGCTGGCGAGAGCTCACCTTAAAGCCACCGGCGATTAGCATTACTGAATCAACAAAGCTAAACCTTGGTAACTACCCCATCGTTATTACACCGTATCAGGCGCACACTAAAGGCGATCTTACTTTAAGTGCAGATCAAGGTCGCGTGCTGTTAGGTGGCGATATAGTCGACAGCTTACCCTATCCTGGGCATGGTACGTTTTCTAGCTGGATAACCGCGCTGCAAGGTATCCAAAAAAATACCACACTGACAACTATTTTACCGGGTCACGGTAAGCCGCTGACACCTGCTGAACTTGCGCTCCCTTTAAGGTTTTTAAAAACCATTCAAGAGGTGACAAAATCAGCACCAAATAAACCTGTTGGTGAATTAATCCTACTTTTTCCTACAGAGGTTAAACAGCAATACCAGCTCGATGAAGTGGGTGAAAGAGCATTTTCTATGTTTCTAGAAGCTGGACTTAAACAAAGCAAATTGTCAAAATAG
- a CDS encoding LysM peptidoglycan-binding domain-containing protein gives MAQVSLKYLLWLSLVIGIQGCQLTQQETDEQERPKVFSHYEPNLTSEQATSEFVDSTVVEAPSKAVPLPANDTPLPNPRSKDLWQHIANNLTLVFQTNKHTSARVKWYLKQPNYLIKVNKRAAPYLYHIVTRIEQQKLPMELALLPFVESDFRPTIRSSEQAVGVWQLVGATAYHFGVQSDQWYDGRQDILASTDAALAYLSYLHKRFDGDWLHALAAYNSGEGRVKKAIEKNKRLGKKTDYWSLSLPKETAEYIPKLLALSYLLKHPDQGLKRPKLANKALTTEFDVGQQFDFSVIANLSGVGHNQLHKLNPGYLKNQSSPNGPHTLLLPMERRTLLQSKLFRNNFAGEYIVQKDDTLYGIARRFNMSVKNLKALNSKTSNLIKVGEQLRLSQPQTMPESLLVDYNISPYLEQHEEVIATIAVDYLVKPGDSIWSISQLYDVPHKDVATWNKLSATSILKPGTILTLHLPQAKPAEPQVPASEAMLSGIESSLKKP, from the coding sequence ATGGCTCAAGTAAGTTTGAAATATTTACTTTGGTTGAGCTTAGTTATTGGAATACAGGGATGCCAACTAACTCAGCAAGAAACAGATGAGCAAGAAAGGCCAAAGGTTTTTAGCCATTATGAGCCCAACTTAACGTCTGAACAAGCAACTAGCGAATTTGTCGATTCAACTGTCGTTGAAGCGCCCTCCAAGGCTGTGCCATTGCCTGCTAACGACACGCCCTTACCCAACCCTCGCTCGAAAGATCTATGGCAGCATATCGCCAACAATTTAACGCTGGTATTTCAAACCAATAAACATACATCTGCACGGGTAAAATGGTATTTAAAACAACCCAATTACCTGATTAAAGTGAATAAACGTGCTGCGCCCTATTTGTACCATATCGTCACACGTATCGAGCAACAGAAGCTACCGATGGAGCTAGCCCTATTACCCTTTGTTGAAAGTGATTTTAGACCTACAATACGTTCATCAGAGCAAGCCGTTGGTGTTTGGCAGTTAGTCGGCGCGACGGCTTATCATTTCGGTGTGCAAAGCGACCAGTGGTATGACGGCCGTCAAGACATACTCGCTTCAACCGATGCCGCTTTAGCTTATTTAAGTTACTTACATAAACGTTTTGATGGTGATTGGCTGCATGCCCTTGCCGCCTATAACAGTGGTGAGGGACGCGTTAAAAAAGCTATCGAAAAAAATAAAAGACTTGGCAAGAAAACTGACTATTGGTCGCTATCGCTACCAAAAGAAACCGCTGAATATATTCCTAAGCTTTTGGCACTTAGCTATTTACTAAAACATCCTGACCAAGGCCTGAAACGCCCAAAATTAGCGAATAAAGCGCTCACCACAGAATTTGATGTTGGCCAACAATTTGATTTTTCGGTGATCGCTAACTTATCTGGCGTGGGGCATAACCAGCTCCACAAATTAAACCCAGGATACTTAAAAAACCAAAGTTCGCCAAATGGTCCACATACTCTGCTTTTACCTATGGAGCGCCGCACCTTGTTGCAAAGTAAGCTGTTTCGCAACAACTTTGCCGGTGAGTATATAGTGCAAAAAGACGACACCCTTTATGGCATTGCCAGACGCTTTAATATGTCTGTAAAGAACCTTAAAGCCCTTAATAGCAAAACAAGTAACCTGATTAAAGTCGGTGAACAATTGCGATTATCACAGCCCCAAACCATGCCTGAATCATTACTAGTTGATTACAATATTAGCCCTTACCTTGAACAGCATGAGGAAGTCATCGCAACCATTGCGGTTGATTACCTCGTCAAACCAGGTGATTCTATTTGGAGTATCAGTCAGCTATACGACGTGCCTCATAAAGACGTTGCAACGTGGAATAAACTCAGTGCCACCAGCATTTTAAAACCAGGCACCATTTTGACATTGCACCTACCGCAAGCAAAACCCGCTGAGCCGCAAGTACCGGCCAGTGAAGCTATGTTGTCAGGCATTGAAAGCTCGTTGAAAAAGCCTTGA
- a CDS encoding FKBP-type peptidyl-prolyl cis-trans isomerase: MQISKDAAVEFHYTLSEAGEQIESSKDGEPLSYIHGTEGMLPGLEKALEGKSAGDNFSVTLEPSESYGERVDNLIQRIPLKHLQGNTKVWKPGMTAIVHSNQGRHQVTIVKVGRFNADCDLNHPFAGKTLTFDVEVINVRQATAEELSHGHVHGEGGCGHSH; the protein is encoded by the coding sequence ATGCAGATCAGTAAAGACGCAGCGGTTGAGTTTCACTACACTCTTAGTGAAGCAGGCGAGCAAATCGAATCAAGTAAAGATGGCGAGCCACTTTCATATATCCATGGCACTGAAGGCATGCTTCCTGGTCTTGAAAAAGCCCTTGAAGGTAAATCGGCTGGCGATAACTTTAGCGTAACACTTGAGCCTAGCGAATCTTACGGCGAGCGCGTTGATAACCTTATTCAACGTATTCCACTTAAGCACTTACAAGGTAACACAAAAGTGTGGAAGCCTGGTATGACTGCAATCGTTCATTCAAACCAAGGTCGCCACCAAGTGACTATCGTTAAAGTGGGCCGTTTCAATGCAGATTGCGATTTAAACCACCCATTTGCTGGTAAAACACTGACGTTTGATGTTGAGGTGATTAATGTTCGCCAAGCAACTGCCGAAGAATTATCACACGGCCACGTGCACGGTGAAGGCGGTTGTGGCCACAGCCACTAA
- a CDS encoding SDR family NAD(P)-dependent oxidoreductase, protein MTNVAIVTGGSKGIGKAIVERLEREDYTVYNLDITPSEGNYRHCDVSDTQQVKSVIADIIAQTGRVDALISNAGRHLSANIENTDEATFDALFALNVKGAYAAIQAVLPSMKNLQGGSVVLVASDQAIIGKPNSFAYNLTKHALASMAKTTALDYAAFNIRANAVCPGTIETPLFHNAIDAYCQRSGADKAEIVAEEAALQPLGRLGQPEEIAALVNFLISPEASFITGSLQSIDGGYTTQ, encoded by the coding sequence ATGACAAACGTTGCAATTGTCACTGGTGGCAGTAAAGGTATTGGCAAAGCTATTGTTGAGCGTTTAGAACGTGAAGACTACACTGTATATAACTTAGATATCACCCCGTCTGAGGGCAACTATCGCCACTGTGACGTTAGTGATACTCAGCAAGTGAAGTCGGTTATTGCCGATATTATTGCACAGACGGGTCGCGTCGATGCCTTAATCTCTAATGCGGGTCGTCATTTAAGTGCCAACATTGAAAATACCGATGAAGCAACGTTTGATGCCCTGTTTGCGCTCAATGTGAAAGGTGCCTATGCAGCAATTCAAGCTGTATTACCTAGCATGAAAAACCTGCAAGGCGGCAGTGTTGTATTGGTTGCCTCTGATCAGGCAATCATTGGCAAACCAAACTCGTTTGCTTATAACCTCACCAAACATGCGCTAGCTTCAATGGCAAAAACGACAGCACTCGATTATGCGGCGTTTAACATTCGTGCTAACGCAGTGTGTCCGGGTACGATAGAAACACCACTGTTTCATAATGCGATTGATGCATACTGTCAGCGCAGTGGTGCCGATAAAGCTGAGATTGTTGCTGAAGAAGCCGCACTGCAACCGCTAGGCCGTTTAGGGCAACCAGAAGAAATTGCTGCTTTGGTGAACTTTTTAATAAGCCCAGAAGCGAGCTTTATTACTGGTAGCTTACAAAGCATTGATGGTGGATACACCACGCAATGA
- a CDS encoding amidohydrolase family protein, with translation MSDKIIDPHVHFFNLTEGQYTWLQGSNPPPWPNLDKIKRQITTSELKAACPFQLEALVHIEAGFDNQAPVNELNWLATHLNDIPYRAISYSAIDASSKHFEASLNELKHSSLVGIRDITEGDEAKRLLTPHCQDNLAMLASENLHFEAQFEIENMQVTEQLIKYCTALPSLRVVINHLGFISNEQRWLEAIIKLSRCDNIAIKFSGLEFTQIAVNKHLWLVNNLVKYFGEHRVMFASNFPVCQINTSYTNCWQHYHSLCSQSSLWHKLSYKNAHEIYLLA, from the coding sequence ATGAGCGACAAGATTATTGACCCCCATGTGCACTTTTTTAACCTCACTGAGGGTCAATACACTTGGCTACAAGGTAGCAATCCCCCCCCTTGGCCAAATTTAGATAAAATCAAAAGGCAAATTACTACCTCAGAACTTAAAGCTGCTTGTCCATTTCAACTAGAAGCGCTGGTGCATATTGAAGCTGGCTTTGATAACCAAGCGCCAGTGAATGAGCTTAATTGGCTTGCAACGCATTTAAATGACATTCCCTATCGCGCAATCAGCTACAGCGCGATTGACGCATCTAGCAAACACTTTGAAGCGTCACTCAATGAGTTAAAGCACTCATCTTTGGTTGGTATTCGCGATATAACCGAAGGTGATGAAGCAAAGCGCTTATTAACTCCTCACTGCCAAGATAACCTAGCCATGCTCGCAAGCGAAAACTTACACTTTGAAGCACAGTTTGAAATTGAAAACATGCAGGTAACCGAGCAGCTTATTAAGTATTGCACCGCACTGCCATCATTACGTGTGGTGATTAATCATTTAGGCTTTATTAGTAATGAGCAAAGATGGCTCGAAGCAATCATTAAACTCAGCCGCTGCGATAATATCGCGATAAAGTTCTCAGGGTTAGAGTTCACGCAAATAGCCGTAAACAAGCATCTTTGGCTGGTTAATAATTTAGTTAAGTACTTTGGTGAACATCGCGTGATGTTTGCCAGTAATTTCCCTGTTTGCCAAATAAATACCAGTTACACAAACTGCTGGCAGCACTACCACTCACTGTGCTCACAGTCGAGTTTATGGCATAAACTAAGCTATAAAAACGCCCACGAAATCTATCTACTTGCTTAA